A single window of Thalassoroseus pseudoceratinae DNA harbors:
- the truA gene encoding tRNA pseudouridine(38-40) synthase TruA, whose protein sequence is MRNLRLTIAYDGTNYVGWQVQPNGTSVQSVVESAIEKLTGESVRILAAGRTDSGVHALGQVVSFPTNSRIPADQFRRGLQNFLPDDVVVRESCDVGPEFHATYSAVRKRYRYVILNRREGDAFLGRFVWPVRQRLNLDHMRAASQHLIGTHDFRCFESHWPNKATSVRTIFEAKWGRSTTWSMWEPAAVGSDGESDDQSGSFLWFEVVADGFLYNMVRAIVGTLVKVGRGRWEPDRVRTIIDQQDRSQAGETAPACGLYLVNVEYPDQS, encoded by the coding sequence ATGCGAAATCTTCGCTTGACGATCGCGTATGACGGGACGAACTATGTGGGTTGGCAAGTTCAGCCCAACGGCACGAGCGTGCAGTCTGTTGTCGAGTCGGCCATTGAAAAACTAACCGGCGAATCCGTGCGGATCCTGGCGGCAGGACGAACGGATTCGGGCGTGCACGCGTTGGGCCAGGTCGTCAGTTTTCCGACAAATTCCCGTATTCCCGCCGACCAGTTCCGTCGCGGACTCCAAAACTTTCTGCCGGACGATGTCGTCGTTCGAGAATCATGCGACGTCGGACCCGAATTTCATGCGACTTACTCCGCGGTTCGCAAGCGGTATCGGTATGTGATCCTCAACCGTCGGGAGGGGGATGCATTTCTTGGCCGTTTCGTCTGGCCCGTGCGTCAACGGTTGAATCTGGATCACATGCGAGCGGCGTCGCAACATCTCATCGGTACGCACGATTTCCGATGTTTTGAGTCGCATTGGCCGAATAAAGCGACGAGTGTGCGAACGATCTTCGAAGCGAAGTGGGGGCGTTCCACCACATGGTCGATGTGGGAACCCGCCGCAGTGGGTTCGGATGGTGAATCGGATGACCAATCGGGATCGTTTTTATGGTTCGAGGTCGTTGCTGATGGGTTCCTCTACAACATGGTGCGAGCGATTGTGGGCACGCTTGTCAAAGTGGGACGCGGACGATGGGAGCCCGATCGCGTGCGGACCATCATCGATCAACAAGACCGCAGCCAAGCCGGAGAAACCGCCCCGGCGTGCGGGCTGTATCTGGTCAACGTCGAATATCCGGATCAATCGTGA
- a CDS encoding YkgJ family cysteine cluster protein, whose product MSPCESCHAGCCRAFAVPVTGADVLRIEQRLQLGFGDFVCRWADPDGNIARNYAPQFHFADEPETPFVICLRHTVSEFFPNSSKCRFLLEGEPDAEHPLGVSRCGIHSCRPGACRVFPTKLNETGELAVIYDVPGQGRPSDPSPIYDLCPRPWEPEDVDSIGGIQDLVVARYEMGFFKQLAHLWNRKPREWALFPEFLRLVYKSRVLKDTQTTDEAPQTIPFPTPSENVERRVA is encoded by the coding sequence ATGAGTCCTTGTGAGTCCTGTCATGCAGGTTGTTGTCGAGCCTTCGCGGTTCCAGTAACCGGTGCGGACGTGCTACGAATCGAACAGCGACTCCAACTCGGTTTTGGAGATTTCGTCTGTCGATGGGCCGATCCGGACGGGAACATTGCGCGGAATTATGCTCCTCAGTTCCATTTTGCGGACGAACCCGAAACGCCGTTTGTAATTTGCCTGCGTCACACAGTCAGCGAATTCTTCCCGAATTCCTCAAAATGTCGGTTCTTGCTGGAAGGCGAACCCGATGCGGAACATCCACTCGGAGTTTCCCGCTGTGGCATTCATTCGTGTCGTCCCGGTGCCTGTCGAGTGTTTCCGACGAAACTGAACGAAACCGGTGAACTTGCCGTTATTTACGATGTCCCAGGGCAGGGGCGCCCGTCTGATCCGTCCCCCATATACGATCTCTGTCCACGTCCTTGGGAGCCGGAAGATGTCGATAGCATCGGTGGCATTCAGGATTTAGTCGTCGCCCGCTACGAAATGGGGTTTTTCAAGCAACTGGCGCATCTCTGGAATCGCAAGCCGCGTGAATGGGCGTTGTTCCCAGAGTTCCTTCGACTGGTTTACAAGAGTCGAGTTCTGAAGGACACGCAAACCACCGACGAAGCGCCCCAAACCATCCCGTTTCCCACCCCATCGGAAAACGTCGAAAGACGCGTGGCTTGA
- a CDS encoding inositol monophosphatase family protein, with protein sequence MNLTELTTALSTHMPPVLRWAGAVAKRLRQFDISVSGKTSGSSNTDALTLADLSVQELIVAALRDTSPLFRECRLEAEEFTGDLDKFATDAEYTIAIDPIDGTKQYRDKSGDGWAVMLLLRSVETVHYSLVYIPETGEHGTWVEAVDDRVVCGPDDPTRPAAEVLRSITPVDPQTRPDSKKIYLIGFQDEDPAKAQAVTDAGLEGVVADEMPGSIFELFARGEFGGSLIHTPNVYDFPVSLQIARILGGDSIRADTGQPSDFRELWNDERADMLRMTGIMACSHNPETLKTLTELSKDWDLDRYHD encoded by the coding sequence ATGAATCTCACCGAACTGACGACCGCCCTATCCACCCATATGCCGCCCGTGCTTCGATGGGCCGGAGCGGTAGCCAAACGCCTGCGGCAATTCGATATCAGCGTTTCCGGCAAGACCTCGGGAAGTTCCAATACCGACGCACTCACGCTGGCCGATCTCTCTGTGCAAGAACTGATTGTGGCCGCGTTACGGGACACATCGCCATTGTTTCGCGAGTGTCGGTTGGAGGCCGAGGAATTCACCGGCGATCTCGATAAATTCGCCACCGATGCGGAATACACAATCGCCATCGATCCGATCGACGGAACCAAGCAGTATCGTGACAAGAGCGGCGATGGCTGGGCGGTGATGTTGTTGCTGCGATCGGTCGAAACCGTGCACTACTCGCTGGTCTACATTCCCGAAACCGGCGAGCATGGGACATGGGTGGAAGCGGTCGATGATCGGGTGGTCTGTGGTCCTGATGACCCAACACGACCAGCTGCGGAAGTGTTGCGGTCCATCACGCCTGTCGATCCTCAAACCCGTCCAGATTCCAAGAAGATTTATCTCATCGGATTCCAAGACGAAGACCCCGCGAAAGCACAAGCGGTAACTGATGCCGGTCTGGAAGGTGTTGTCGCTGATGAAATGCCCGGCAGCATTTTCGAGTTGTTCGCACGGGGCGAGTTTGGAGGGTCGTTGATCCACACACCGAACGTGTACGACTTCCCTGTGTCGCTACAAATCGCTCGGATTTTGGGTGGGGATTCCATCCGTGCCGATACCGGCCAACCAAGTGACTTCCGCGAACTGTGGAATGACGAGCGAGCCGACATGCTCCGAATGACCGGAATCATGGCGTGTAGTCACAATCCAGAAACGTTGAAAACACTGACGGAGCTATCTAAAGACTGGGACCTTGATCGGTATCACGATTGA